From Brienomyrus brachyistius isolate T26 chromosome 21, BBRACH_0.4, whole genome shotgun sequence, the proteins below share one genomic window:
- the LOC125716966 gene encoding mitochondrial nicotinamide adenine dinucleotide transporter SLC25A51-like gives MADNQQRSPEFEAPTGHAKHYICGGCAGITSITIAYPIRKVVFRQQLFGVCITEAIRQLQRDGMRTLYRGLLPPLLEKTTTAAIMFGLYEDMSRLLPQPAGSPGLLTSSMAAMLAGTAEATLTPFNRVQTLLQDQRNHTRFNNTSHAFRILLRDYGVRELYRGMVPILLRNGPYNVLFFGLRGPIKRSLPEAETHVGHMVNDFICGGLLGATLSSLFYPLKVLKARKQSQLGGEFQSSWQVLRTIWRERGGKLSHLYRGGFLNYNRSLLSWGITNAAYEFLKKVM, from the coding sequence ATGGCAGACAATCAGCAAAGGAGCCCTGAGTTTGAGGCACCAACCGGGCATGCAAAGCACTACATCTGTGGTGGATGTGCTGGTATCACGAGCATCACGATCGCCTACCCGATAAGAAAGGTCGTCTTCAGGCAGCAGCTATTTGGTGTGTGCATAAccgaggccatccggcagctgCAGAGGGACGGCATGCGGACCCTATACCGTGGCCTGCTGCCCCCCCTGCTGGAGAAGACCACCACGGCAGCCATCATGTTTGGCCTTTATGAGGATATGTCTCGGCTGCTGCCCCAACCCGCTGGCAGCCCGGGGCTGCTGACCAGCAGCATGGCGGCTATGCTGGCGGGCACTGCTGAGGCGACTCTGACCCCCTTCAACAGGGTCCAGACGTTGCTGCAGGACCAGCGGAATCACACGCGCTTCAACAACACCAGCCATGCGTTTCGGATCCTGCTGCGGGACTATGGTGTGCGGGAGTTGTACCGCGGCATGGTGCCCATCCTCCTGCGCAATGGGCCCTACAATGTGCTCTTCTTTGGCCTTCGCGGGCCCATCAAGAGGAGCCTGCCCGAGGCAGAGACCCACGTTGGCCACATGGTCAACGACTTCATCTGCGGCGGCCTTTTGGGAGCCACTCTGAGCTCCCTTTTTTACCCACTCAAGGTACTAAAGGCTCGCAAGCAGTCACAGCTTGGTGGCGAGTTCCAGTCCTCATGGCAGGTGTTGCGTACGATCTGGAGGGAGCGGGGTGGGAAACTGAGCCATCTTTACCGAGGGGGATTCCTCAACTACAACCGCTCCCTCCTGTCCTGGGGCATTACCAATGCTGCGtatgagtttttaaaaaagGTCATGTAA
- the LOC125716980 gene encoding leucine-rich repeat-containing protein 19-like, which produces MRLFRCKLCAFLYFWATVTSREIQTPGPCDVKAREASVNCSNRELTEVPTQIWNNVIILDLSQNHLNLTNPKNLRALGRFHHLLLLNLSGNYLPVLEKDTLAGFSQLLVLDLSGCQLTDIKPGALQGFPRLKRLLLGNNRVQDKSQQRVPSNWLKGVHSVLASRNISEGPMDEGLMERIQRKLTEGRVSSYNGSLNVSSTGPSAESQQTSGWPYLVAAMGTIVAISVLIILLVKCKLFQQYLASYQHALLSEVDTASHCDRASLDVGFSGQGMASRGSGPGLPSELDDDDGFIEDNYIQASERERAEREAIEVEDEFEDDDIQFSIS; this is translated from the exons ATGAGACTCTTCAGATGTAAGCTCTGTGCCTTTCTGTACTTCTGGGCAACAGTTACCAGCAGAGAGATACAGACTCCTGGTCCCTGTGATGTCAAAGCTAGAGAG GCATCTGTTAACTGCAGTAACAGAGAGCTCACAGAGGTCCCCACACAGATCTGGAACAACGTGATCATATTGGATCTCTCACAAAACCACTTGAACCTGACCAATCCCAAGAACCTGAGAGCACTGGGACGTTTTCACCATTTGCTTCTGCTCAATCTTTCGGGAAACTATCTCCCTGTACTGGAAAAAGACACATTAGCTGGCTTCTCTCAGCTTCTTGTCCTCGACCTCAGCGGGTGCCAGCTGACTGACATCAAGCCAGGTGCTCTGCAGGGTTTTCCCAGGCTGAAAAGACTGCTTCTGGGAAACAACAGAGTGCAAGACAAAAGTCAGCAGAGAGTCCCATCCAATTGGCTAAAGGGAGTACACAGTGTTCTGGCATCCAGAAATATATCTGAAG GGCCAATGGATGAAGGATTAATGGAAAGAATTCAAAGGAAATTAACAGAAGGACGCGTGAGCAGTtacaatggctcattaaatg TATCTTCTACAGGCCCTTCTGCAGAATCCCAGCAGACCAGTGGCTGGCCTTACCTGGTGGCTGCCATGGGAACGATTGTGGCCATCTCTGTTCTCATCATACTGCTGGTCAAGTGCAAGCTCTTCCAGCAGTACCTGGCCAGCTACCAGCATGCCCTGCTCTCAGAGGTGGATACGGCCAGCCATTGCGACCGTGCTTCTTTGGATGTAGGTTTCTCAGGGCAAGGCATGGCCAGCCGAGGCTCCGGTCCAGGCCTCCCCAGCGAGCTTGATGACGATGACGGCTTCATCGAAGATAATTACATCCAggccagtgagagagagagggcagaGCGGGAGGCAATCGAGGTTgaggatgaatttgaagatgatGACATTCAGTTCTCCATCAGCTAA
- the tmem125b gene encoding transmembrane protein 125, translated as MPEMEALPRALRRPWRRSHPAHIQRNILEDQVELWWFREPRKSLLCYCLSVGLILGCGLGGVGLLSSTTSPAGEWRLGAGTALCLLSLAVLLKQLLSSAVQDMNCVRSWRRIELLKSGGLSDVLVVLLTGLALLICGLVLLHLALASGFSHAQLHHNDMFLSGVVLLVLGGVTVLAVAGYYLAASLLRRQMSRQRLQGRAPRVFTISGQMRERQQATTSSMANLI; from the coding sequence ATGCCGGAGATGGAGGCTCTACCACGAGCTCTGCGGCGCCCATGGCGCCGGTCCCACCCCGCCCATATCCAGAGGAACATCCTAGAGGACCAGGTGGAGCTCTGGTGGTTCAGAGAGCCCCGCAAGTCATTGCTGTGCTACTGCCTGTCGGTGGGCCTGATTCTGGGCTGTGGTTTGGGTGGGGTGGGCCTGCTGTCCAGCACTACCAGCCCAGCTGGGGAGTGGCGCCTGGGTGCAGGGACAGCACTCTGCCTGCTATCCCTGGCCGTGCTCCTGAAGCAGCTGCTAAGCAGTGCTGTACAGGACATGAACTGTGTGCGAAGTTGGCGTCGGATCGAGCTCCTGAAAAGCGGCGGCCTGTCAGATGTCCTGGTGGTGCTGCTCACTGGTCTGGCACTTCTCATCTGTGGCCTGGTGTTGCTCCACCTGGCCCTGGCTAGCGGGTTCAGCCACGCCCAGCTGCACCACAACGATATGTTCCTGTCTGGGGTGGTACTGCTGGTcttggggggggtcactgtgcTGGCTGTAGCTGGATACTACTTAGCAGCCTCACTCCTGAGGAGGCAGATGTCCAGGCAGAGGCTACAGGGCAGGGCTCCCCGGGTCTTCACCATCTCTGGCCAAATGAGAGAAAGACAGCAGGCGACCACCTCCAGCATGGCCAACCTCATCTGA